A single genomic interval of Natronoarchaeum philippinense harbors:
- a CDS encoding outer membrane protein assembly factor BamB family protein, translating into MRNHSRRRYLGVCAGGLAAGLAGCFRARAQLWSVRNDRAQWVKTVGTSIDGAVRDGTLYVESTKSLNALDPATGEEQWSTTLPKPEGQICYSPPLALDDERAYVSGCRGTFAFDRETGERRWQRNNPNGAMTILRLGERLYCNRGSELYALAPESGERVWRRTLSDDINDSFYGPTEHGGTFYFAVWFQMDERSGIVAVDPADGTTRWTLDIGSLQLQTAPVVADDTLYVASGRSQVGEYDRNRLYAIDLDAREVSWTGQAKAVFEQPVVRNGGVYCISHDHERSYVHAFDTDGESRWTHTFDAEVDATRLRVADGRVYAWIDQKELIVFDAASGSVRWSSTPPGMADARPIVYDETVVVPGGNRIFALERDALD; encoded by the coding sequence GTGAGAAACCACTCCAGACGGCGCTATCTCGGTGTCTGTGCGGGCGGGCTCGCAGCCGGGCTCGCAGGCTGTTTCAGGGCACGGGCGCAGTTGTGGTCCGTCCGGAACGATCGGGCCCAGTGGGTCAAAACCGTCGGCACATCGATCGACGGAGCGGTTCGTGATGGCACGCTGTACGTCGAGTCGACGAAGTCGCTGAACGCGCTCGACCCGGCGACCGGCGAGGAGCAGTGGAGCACAACGCTGCCTAAGCCGGAGGGACAGATTTGCTACTCGCCGCCGCTGGCGCTCGACGACGAGCGCGCCTACGTTTCGGGCTGTCGCGGGACCTTCGCGTTCGACCGCGAGACGGGCGAGCGCCGGTGGCAACGGAACAATCCCAACGGTGCGATGACTATCCTCCGCCTCGGCGAGCGACTCTACTGCAACAGGGGCTCCGAGCTGTACGCGCTGGCCCCCGAGTCCGGCGAGCGCGTCTGGCGGCGGACTCTGTCCGACGATATCAACGACAGCTTCTACGGCCCGACCGAGCACGGGGGTACGTTCTACTTCGCCGTCTGGTTTCAGATGGACGAACGCAGCGGGATCGTCGCCGTCGATCCGGCCGACGGGACGACGCGCTGGACGCTCGACATCGGCAGCCTCCAGCTACAGACCGCCCCGGTCGTCGCCGACGACACGCTGTACGTCGCCTCGGGACGAAGCCAAGTCGGCGAGTACGACCGCAACAGACTGTACGCGATCGACCTCGACGCCCGCGAGGTGTCGTGGACCGGACAGGCCAAGGCGGTCTTCGAGCAGCCGGTCGTTCGGAATGGCGGTGTCTATTGCATCTCCCACGACCACGAGCGCTCGTACGTCCACGCGTTCGACACCGACGGCGAGTCCCGCTGGACCCACACTTTCGACGCCGAAGTCGACGCCACGCGGCTTCGCGTCGCCGACGGCCGCGTGTACGCGTGGATCGACCAGAAGGAACTGATCGTCTTCGACGCGGCGTCGGGCTCGGTCCGCTGGTCGTCCACGCCGCCGGGGATGGCCGACGCACGGCCGATCGTGTACGACGAGACGGTCGTCGTCCCCGGCGGCAATCGGATCTTCGCCCTCGAACGCGACGCGCTCGACTGA
- the gyrB gene encoding DNA topoisomerase (ATP-hydrolyzing) subunit B produces the protein MSEETEYGAGQIQVLEGLQAVRKRPAMYIGSTDSRGLHHLVYEVVDNSIDEALAGHCDSIGVTIHEDGSVSVSDDGRGIPVDTHEEHDKPALEVIMTVLHAGGKFDNKSYQVSGGLHGVGVSVVNALSGTLEVEVRRDGAVWTQRFDAGEPATDLERVRDMDPEEDTGTQIRFWPDEDIFETTTFEFSTLESRLRELAFLNSGVEITLADERDDTAENFRYEGGIREFVEYLNETKTELHDDVIYFEDAEEGIQVEVALQATDELQGSIHAFANNINTREGGTHLTGFKTALTRTVNDYATDNGLLGDLDQNLKGEDIREGLTAVISIKHPDPQFEGQTKTKLGNSEVRGIVESATHDGLGTFFEENPDTAEAIVSKAVEAAKARKAAKKAEELTRRKSALESTALPGKLADCQTKDPEDSELFIVEGDSAGGSAKQGRNPENQAILPLGGKILNVEKHRLDRILENDEIRNMITAVGTGIGDEFDIEDARYEKIVMMTDADVDGAHIRTLLLTLFYRHMRPLIEAGYVYAAQPPLYRIRYRGNTYDAMTEQEREEIIAEKCNGNPTQVQRFKGLGEMNPDQLWETTMNPENRVLKQINIEDAAAADKMFSVLMGDAVEPRKQFIKEHAPEAEWVDI, from the coding sequence ATGTCCGAGGAAACGGAGTACGGTGCCGGACAAATCCAGGTACTCGAAGGACTGCAGGCGGTGCGTAAGCGTCCGGCGATGTACATCGGTTCTACTGACTCTCGCGGGTTGCATCATCTCGTCTACGAGGTGGTCGACAACTCCATCGACGAGGCGCTGGCTGGTCACTGTGACTCGATCGGCGTGACGATTCACGAGGACGGATCGGTGAGCGTCTCCGACGACGGTCGGGGCATCCCGGTCGACACCCACGAAGAACACGACAAGCCCGCCCTAGAGGTGATCATGACGGTGCTTCACGCCGGCGGGAAGTTCGACAACAAGTCCTATCAGGTGTCGGGCGGCCTCCACGGCGTCGGCGTCAGCGTCGTCAACGCCCTCTCCGGAACACTCGAAGTCGAGGTTCGACGCGACGGCGCCGTCTGGACCCAGCGCTTCGACGCCGGAGAGCCCGCGACCGACCTCGAACGCGTCCGCGACATGGACCCCGAGGAAGACACCGGCACGCAGATCCGTTTCTGGCCGGACGAGGACATCTTCGAGACGACGACCTTCGAGTTCTCGACGCTGGAAAGTCGGCTTCGGGAACTCGCTTTCCTCAACTCCGGCGTCGAGATCACGCTCGCCGACGAGCGCGACGACACCGCCGAGAACTTCCGCTACGAGGGCGGCATCCGCGAGTTCGTCGAGTATCTCAACGAGACCAAGACCGAACTCCACGACGATGTCATCTACTTCGAGGACGCCGAAGAGGGGATTCAGGTCGAGGTCGCACTACAGGCCACCGACGAACTGCAGGGCTCGATCCACGCTTTCGCCAACAACATCAACACGCGAGAAGGCGGCACCCATCTCACCGGGTTCAAGACTGCATTGACCCGGACGGTCAACGACTACGCGACCGACAACGGGCTGCTTGGCGACCTCGACCAGAACCTCAAGGGAGAGGACATCCGCGAAGGGCTCACGGCGGTCATCTCGATCAAGCACCCCGACCCGCAGTTCGAGGGCCAGACCAAGACGAAGCTCGGTAACTCCGAGGTTCGCGGGATCGTCGAGAGCGCGACCCACGACGGGCTCGGCACGTTCTTCGAGGAGAACCCCGACACAGCCGAGGCGATCGTCTCGAAGGCCGTCGAGGCCGCGAAGGCACGCAAGGCCGCCAAGAAGGCCGAGGAGCTGACCCGACGCAAGAGCGCGCTCGAATCGACGGCGCTTCCCGGCAAGCTCGCCGACTGCCAGACCAAAGACCCCGAGGACTCCGAGCTGTTCATCGTCGAGGGCGACTCCGCTGGCGGTAGCGCAAAGCAGGGGCGCAACCCCGAGAATCAGGCGATCCTCCCGCTCGGCGGGAAGATCCTCAACGTCGAGAAACACCGGCTCGACCGCATTCTGGAGAACGACGAGATCCGGAACATGATCACCGCCGTCGGGACGGGGATCGGCGACGAGTTCGACATCGAGGACGCCCGCTACGAGAAGATCGTGATGATGACCGACGCCGACGTTGACGGCGCTCACATCCGAACCCTTCTGCTGACGCTGTTCTACCGACACATGCGCCCGCTGATCGAGGCGGGCTACGTGTACGCCGCCCAGCCGCCGCTGTATCGTATCCGCTACCGGGGCAACACGTACGACGCGATGACCGAGCAAGAGCGCGAGGAGATCATCGCCGAGAAGTGCAACGGCAACCCGACGCAGGTCCAGCGGTTCAAGGGCCTCGGCGAGATGAACCCCGATCAGCTCTGGGAGACGACGATGAACCCCGAGAACCGCGTGCTCAAGCAGATCAACATCGAGGACGCCGCCGCCGCGGACAAGATGTTCTCGGTGCTGATGGGCGACGCCGTCGAGCCGCGAAAGCAGTTCATCAAAGAGCACGCGCCGGAAGCAGAGTGGGTCGACATCTAA
- a CDS encoding DNA topoisomerase VI subunit B, with the protein MTSFQSTLGDEEGIAEELAESQQSISIAEFFEKNKHMLGFDSGARGLVTAVKEAVDNSLDAAEEAGILPDIYVEIRESGDYYTLIVEDNGPGITKEQLPKVFGKLLYGSRFHAREQSRGQQGIGISAAVLYSQLTSGKPAKITSRTQGSADAQYFELIIDTDTNEPEIRTDETTSWDRTHGTRIELEMEANMRARQQLHDYIKHTAVVNPHARIELKEPKNHFKGERAEEAELPAETEEIRPHPHGVELGTVLKMLAATDSHSMSGFLQEEFTRVGKKTADSVVDNFRDKHYGREMTWTLPRPREDADVAEAVAEATNGKGPEATAAFGDAVVEQLDAHDRVAYYHVVDAVDAAAEAVAEDHGVTLGDTVRENAVDAAWTAITEGATGEDAADDAMDADADTTAGGRRADSLYRIVDEATSTRKDDATVRGVAERLAEKFETAEDHRDRVTRSTLREYLDRSVEMFQKTDEDVAFGDTARENVIEALWTRARTVPDDPPLVRELADNRDAASDLLEAMRTTDIMAPPTNCLAPIEADLVEAGLRKEFDADFYAAATRDAEVHGGDPFIVEAGIAYGGELEAEGKADVLRFANRVPLVYQRGACATTDVIKQIGWRNYNLDQPGGSGVPNGPAVIMVHVASTNVPFTSESKDAVANVPEIEDEIELAIREAARELKSYLKKRRSLEKRQRKQNVLADILPEMAEKVAEVTDNDEPNFDDALARIMNNVLVEREVKANGAGSEVTLTVENNASTNESLDVTDIVTAEPTGLPDDATVVEMDGEWFVKWSAEVSSGDEATLSYATADGAEFDLSVEGVEDAKLTINDNQ; encoded by the coding sequence ATGACCTCGTTTCAGTCGACGCTCGGCGACGAGGAGGGGATCGCAGAGGAGCTGGCAGAAAGCCAGCAGTCGATCTCCATCGCCGAGTTCTTCGAGAAGAACAAGCACATGCTCGGGTTCGACAGCGGGGCCCGAGGGCTGGTCACCGCCGTCAAGGAGGCCGTCGACAACTCGCTCGACGCCGCCGAGGAGGCCGGCATTCTACCCGATATCTACGTCGAGATCCGCGAGTCCGGCGACTACTACACGCTGATCGTCGAGGACAACGGGCCGGGCATCACCAAAGAACAGCTCCCCAAGGTGTTCGGGAAGCTCCTCTATGGCTCTCGATTCCACGCACGCGAGCAGTCCCGCGGCCAGCAGGGGATCGGGATCTCCGCCGCAGTCCTGTATTCCCAGCTTACCAGCGGGAAGCCCGCCAAGATCACCAGCCGAACGCAAGGCTCCGCGGACGCCCAGTACTTCGAGCTGATCATCGACACCGACACCAACGAGCCCGAGATCAGGACCGACGAGACGACCTCGTGGGACCGAACCCACGGCACACGGATCGAGTTGGAGATGGAGGCCAACATGCGGGCGCGCCAGCAGCTCCACGACTACATCAAGCACACCGCGGTCGTCAACCCCCACGCGCGAATCGAACTCAAGGAGCCCAAGAATCACTTCAAGGGCGAGCGCGCTGAGGAAGCAGAGCTCCCAGCCGAGACCGAGGAGATCCGGCCGCACCCCCACGGTGTCGAACTCGGTACCGTGCTGAAGATGCTGGCGGCGACCGACTCCCATTCGATGTCGGGGTTCCTGCAGGAGGAGTTCACACGCGTGGGCAAGAAGACCGCTGACAGCGTCGTCGACAACTTCCGCGACAAGCACTACGGCCGGGAGATGACGTGGACGCTCCCGCGGCCCCGTGAGGACGCCGATGTTGCTGAGGCCGTTGCCGAGGCGACCAACGGGAAAGGCCCCGAGGCCACCGCTGCGTTCGGCGACGCCGTCGTCGAGCAGCTCGACGCCCACGATCGGGTCGCGTACTACCACGTCGTCGACGCCGTCGACGCCGCGGCCGAGGCGGTCGCCGAGGACCACGGCGTCACGCTCGGCGACACCGTCCGGGAGAACGCGGTCGATGCGGCGTGGACGGCAATTACGGAGGGTGCGACCGGAGAGGACGCCGCTGACGACGCGATGGACGCCGACGCAGACACGACCGCGGGCGGACGCCGTGCCGACAGCCTCTACCGGATCGTCGACGAGGCGACCAGCACCCGGAAGGACGACGCGACGGTCCGCGGCGTCGCCGAGCGCCTCGCCGAGAAGTTCGAGACGGCAGAAGACCACCGCGATCGGGTGACTCGATCCACCCTGCGCGAGTACCTCGATCGCTCGGTCGAGATGTTCCAGAAGACCGACGAGGACGTTGCCTTCGGCGACACGGCCAGAGAGAACGTGATCGAGGCGCTGTGGACGCGCGCTCGAACCGTTCCCGACGACCCGCCGCTTGTCCGCGAACTCGCGGACAACCGCGACGCCGCCAGCGACCTGTTAGAGGCGATGCGGACGACCGACATCATGGCGCCGCCGACGAACTGTCTGGCGCCGATCGAGGCCGACCTCGTCGAGGCCGGACTCCGGAAGGAGTTCGACGCCGACTTCTACGCGGCGGCGACGCGGGACGCCGAAGTCCACGGCGGTGACCCCTTCATCGTCGAGGCCGGCATCGCCTACGGCGGCGAACTGGAAGCCGAAGGGAAAGCCGACGTGCTCCGCTTTGCCAACCGCGTTCCGCTGGTCTACCAGCGCGGCGCCTGCGCGACGACGGACGTGATCAAGCAGATCGGCTGGCGCAACTACAACCTCGACCAGCCGGGCGGCAGCGGCGTCCCGAACGGGCCCGCGGTGATCATGGTCCACGTCGCGTCGACGAACGTGCCCTTCACCAGCGAATCGAAAGACGCCGTCGCCAACGTCCCCGAGATCGAAGACGAGATCGAACTGGCGATCCGCGAGGCGGCCCGCGAACTCAAGAGCTACCTGAAAAAGCGCCGGTCGCTCGAAAAGCGCCAGCGCAAGCAGAACGTGCTCGCGGACATTCTGCCGGAGATGGCCGAGAAAGTCGCCGAAGTGACCGACAACGACGAGCCGAACTTCGACGATGCGCTCGCGCGCATCATGAACAACGTGCTCGTCGAGCGCGAGGTGAAAGCCAACGGTGCGGGCAGCGAGGTCACCCTCACCGTCGAGAACAACGCGAGCACCAACGAATCGCTCGACGTGACCGACATCGTGACGGCCGAGCCGACCGGCCTCCCCGACGACGCGACCGTCGTCGAGATGGACGGCGAGTGGTTCGTCAAGTGGAGCGCGGAGGTATCGAGCGGCGACGAAGCGACGCTTTCGTACGCGACGGCCGACGGCGCCGAGTTCGATCTGAGCGTCGAGGGCGTCGAGGACGCCAAACTCACAATCAACGATAACCAATGA
- a CDS encoding DNA topoisomerase IV subunit A, with product MSSDTDSEAQEKLIDLAAEFYDQMDRGEIPEMSIPTRTKSNIVFDEDEDVWVYGERESTRSANSIRGARKLLKAIYTIEFLDNQLEEDRSSTLRELYYLSESWDSNEAQFSDQDESNQLIEDLEIVSDVRREDFHMRPEESGAKVMGPLLLREQTRRGDREIHCQKDVGQGGYQIPNNPDTIEFLENDAEFVLAVETGGMRDRLVENGFDDEHDAIVVHLGGQPARATRRLTKRFHDELGLPVTVFTDGDPWSYRIYGSVAYGSIKSAHLSEYLATPEAKFIGVQPEDIVEYDLPTDPLSDSDINALESELEDPRFQTDYWEEQIELQLDIGKKSEQQALASHGLDFVTETYLPERLSEMGVL from the coding sequence ATGAGCAGCGACACCGATTCCGAGGCCCAGGAGAAACTGATCGATCTGGCGGCGGAGTTCTACGACCAGATGGACCGCGGGGAGATCCCCGAGATGTCCATCCCGACCCGGACGAAGAGCAACATCGTCTTCGACGAGGACGAAGACGTGTGGGTGTACGGCGAGCGCGAGAGCACCCGCTCGGCCAACAGCATCCGCGGCGCGCGAAAGCTCCTGAAGGCGATCTACACGATCGAGTTCCTCGACAACCAGTTAGAGGAGGACCGCTCGTCGACCCTGCGTGAACTGTACTACCTTTCCGAATCGTGGGACTCGAACGAGGCGCAGTTCTCCGATCAGGACGAGTCCAATCAGCTCATCGAGGACTTAGAGATCGTCTCGGACGTTCGACGCGAGGACTTCCACATGCGCCCCGAGGAGTCGGGCGCGAAGGTGATGGGCCCGCTGCTGCTCCGCGAGCAGACCCGCCGCGGCGACCGCGAGATCCACTGTCAGAAAGACGTCGGGCAGGGGGGCTACCAGATCCCGAACAACCCCGACACGATCGAGTTTCTGGAGAACGACGCCGAGTTCGTGCTGGCCGTCGAGACCGGCGGCATGCGCGACCGACTCGTCGAGAACGGCTTCGACGACGAGCACGACGCGATCGTCGTCCACCTCGGCGGCCAGCCCGCCCGCGCCACGCGCCGGCTGACCAAGCGCTTCCACGACGAGCTCGGCCTGCCGGTCACGGTGTTCACTGACGGTGACCCGTGGTCCTACCGGATCTACGGCTCGGTCGCGTACGGCTCGATCAAGTCCGCGCATCTCTCGGAGTATCTCGCCACGCCGGAGGCGAAGTTCATCGGCGTCCAGCCCGAGGACATCGTCGAGTACGATCTGCCGACCGACCCGCTCAGCGACTCGGACATCAACGCCTTAGAGAGCGAACTGGAGGACCCGCGCTTCCAGACCGACTATTGGGAGGAGCAGATCGAGCTCCAACTGGATATCGGCAAGAAGTCCGAGCAGCAGGCACTCG
- the rocF gene encoding arginase, with translation MSPTVRIIGAPTDYGANRRGVDMGPSAIRYGDLAEAVSDAGVDVSDVGDLFAARAGERAPDDGVAQGDAKYLSEIREVSERLADEVADCIEAGQTPLTLGGDHSIAIGTLAGSGRDAEIGAVWFDAHGDFNTPATSPSGNVHGMPLAAALGRGSFDDHPWARSAGLSAENVALVGLRSVDERESEALRDSAVSVYTMSDIDARGLTRVVEDALDIATDGVEGFHVSLDLDWLDPSEAPGVGTPVRGGVSYREAHAAMERVAARDAADGADLRSMELVEVNPILDQHNETAELATELAASALGKRIL, from the coding sequence ATGAGTCCCACAGTGCGGATCATCGGTGCGCCGACCGACTACGGCGCAAACCGCCGCGGCGTCGACATGGGGCCGTCGGCGATTCGGTACGGCGATCTCGCCGAGGCGGTCTCCGACGCCGGTGTCGACGTGAGCGACGTTGGCGACCTGTTTGCCGCCCGGGCCGGGGAGCGCGCCCCCGACGACGGCGTCGCCCAGGGCGACGCGAAGTACCTGAGCGAGATCAGGGAAGTCTCGGAGCGACTCGCCGACGAAGTGGCCGATTGTATCGAGGCGGGCCAAACACCGCTCACGCTCGGCGGGGATCACTCGATCGCTATCGGGACGCTCGCGGGATCGGGCCGGGACGCCGAAATCGGGGCCGTCTGGTTCGACGCCCACGGCGATTTCAACACGCCGGCGACCTCGCCCAGCGGCAACGTCCACGGGATGCCGCTGGCGGCCGCCCTCGGCAGGGGATCGTTCGACGACCACCCGTGGGCGCGCTCGGCCGGGCTGTCCGCGGAGAACGTCGCGCTCGTCGGCCTCCGAAGCGTCGACGAGCGCGAGTCCGAAGCGCTCCGCGACAGCGCCGTCAGCGTCTATACGATGTCGGACATCGACGCCCGCGGGCTGACGCGAGTCGTCGAGGACGCACTCGACATCGCAACCGACGGCGTCGAAGGGTTCCACGTGAGCCTCGATCTGGACTGGCTCGATCCCAGCGAGGCTCCCGGCGTCGGGACGCCGGTCCGGGGCGGCGTCAGCTACCGCGAAGCCCACGCCGCCATGGAGCGGGTCGCGGCCCGCGACGCCGCCGACGGCGCCGACCTCCGGTCGATGGAACTCGTCGAGGTCAACCCGATCCTCGACCAGCACAACGAGACGGCCGAACTGGCGACGGAACTGGCCGCCAGCGCGCTCGGAAAGCGGATCCTTTGA
- the gyrA gene encoding DNA gyrase subunit A → MSSDVPDPSDVDAARVERVRVEDEMEQSYIDYAMSVIAGRALPDVRDGLKPVHRRILYAMHEMGVSSNTSHRKSSSVVGETMGDYHPHGDSAIYDTLVRMAQPFSMRHPLVDGQGNFGSMDGDPAAAMRYTEARMSPIAEEMLTDIEKDTVDFSSNYDDRLQEPDVLPSAFPNLLVNGSSGIAVGMSTNIPPHNLGEVIDATIELIDDPDATVEDLMEHVKGPDFPTGANVVGRDAIYSAYSTGRGRVRVRAEYETDDDQIVITEIPFQQNKARLVERIADDVNEGKIEGVRDLRDESDRNGVRIVVELKRGANADVVENQLLEHHLENTFGVINLALVDGQPQVLTLKETLEHYIDHRREVVRRRSEYDLAEAEDRAHILEGRLTALENADDVVDIIQDAEDRDDAKAALREAYEFSTEQADHIVRMQLGSLTSMEAAEIESEYEDVQDRIEHLETILGDEDELLAVIKDELRDIKDEYADDRRTSILEDQGTVTHEDLIAEEEVVVVVTEDDYVKRMPVEQFDSQGRGGKGIIGADVKEGDRVSKVFRANTHDYLLCFTNHGQVYRLKTYEIPEMSRTARGKSAINLIDLDDGEEITAVVATDEFEDGERVTMATRNGYVKRTAGEEFENILSTGIIAADLEDGDELIDVEVTDGTKDLVIATEGGMTIRFDESEVRCMGRNARGVGGIKLQDDDKVAGLVATDEDDDNALLTVTRNGFGKRTALAEYSTQSRYGMGLIDIKTGERNGPVATVKSVAADDNLVLMSENGQIMLTRAADVSTVGRNTMGVTVMDVDADDAVASVDVLPAGSQPDDDEE, encoded by the coding sequence ATGAGCTCAGACGTACCCGATCCGAGCGACGTCGACGCCGCCCGCGTAGAGCGGGTTCGCGTCGAAGACGAGATGGAGCAGAGTTACATCGACTACGCGATGAGCGTCATCGCGGGCCGCGCGCTGCCGGACGTCCGCGACGGGCTCAAGCCCGTCCACCGGCGCATCCTCTACGCGATGCACGAGATGGGCGTCTCCAGCAACACGAGCCATCGCAAGTCCTCCTCGGTGGTCGGGGAGACGATGGGTGATTATCACCCACACGGCGACAGCGCGATCTACGACACGCTCGTGCGCATGGCCCAGCCGTTCTCGATGCGCCATCCGCTGGTCGACGGGCAGGGCAACTTCGGCTCGATGGACGGCGACCCCGCCGCCGCGATGCGCTACACCGAGGCCCGGATGAGCCCCATCGCCGAGGAGATGCTCACCGACATCGAGAAAGACACGGTCGACTTTTCGTCGAACTACGACGACCGCCTGCAGGAACCTGACGTGTTGCCGTCGGCGTTTCCGAACCTGCTGGTCAACGGTTCGTCGGGCATCGCGGTGGGGATGTCGACGAACATCCCGCCCCACAACCTCGGCGAGGTCATCGACGCGACCATCGAGCTGATCGACGACCCCGACGCCACGGTCGAGGATCTGATGGAACACGTCAAGGGGCCGGACTTCCCGACCGGCGCGAACGTCGTCGGGCGCGACGCCATCTACTCGGCGTACTCGACGGGCCGCGGACGCGTCCGCGTCCGCGCCGAATACGAGACCGACGACGACCAGATCGTCATCACCGAGATCCCCTTCCAGCAGAACAAAGCGCGCCTCGTCGAGCGCATCGCCGACGACGTCAACGAGGGCAAGATCGAAGGCGTCCGGGACCTGCGCGACGAGTCCGACCGGAACGGCGTCCGGATCGTCGTCGAACTCAAGCGCGGCGCGAACGCCGACGTGGTCGAGAACCAGCTCTTAGAGCATCACCTCGAGAACACGTTCGGCGTCATCAACCTCGCGCTGGTCGACGGCCAGCCCCAAGTGCTGACGCTTAAAGAAACCTTAGAGCACTACATCGACCACCGCCGCGAGGTCGTGCGCCGGCGCAGCGAGTACGATCTGGCTGAAGCCGAAGACCGGGCCCACATCCTCGAAGGCCGGCTGACGGCGCTGGAGAACGCCGACGACGTGGTCGACATCATCCAAGACGCCGAGGACCGCGACGACGCCAAGGCGGCGCTGCGAGAGGCCTACGAGTTCTCGACCGAGCAGGCCGACCACATCGTCCGGATGCAACTGGGCAGTCTCACCTCGATGGAGGCCGCCGAGATTGAGTCCGAGTACGAGGACGTGCAGGACCGCATCGAGCACTTGGAGACGATCCTCGGCGACGAGGACGAACTGCTCGCGGTCATCAAAGACGAACTCCGCGACATCAAAGACGAGTACGCCGACGACCGTCGGACGAGCATCCTCGAAGATCAGGGGACGGTCACCCACGAGGACCTCATCGCCGAGGAGGAGGTCGTCGTCGTCGTCACGGAAGACGACTACGTCAAGCGGATGCCCGTCGAGCAGTTCGACTCGCAGGGGCGGGGCGGCAAGGGCATCATCGGCGCCGACGTGAAGGAGGGCGACCGCGTCTCGAAGGTGTTCCGGGCGAACACCCACGACTACCTGCTGTGCTTTACGAACCACGGGCAGGTCTATCGCCTGAAGACCTACGAGATCCCCGAGATGAGCCGCACGGCCCGGGGCAAGTCCGCGATCAACCTGATCGACCTCGACGACGGCGAGGAGATCACCGCCGTCGTCGCCACCGACGAGTTCGAGGACGGCGAGCGCGTGACGATGGCCACCCGGAACGGCTACGTCAAGCGCACCGCCGGCGAGGAGTTCGAGAACATCCTCTCGACGGGGATCATCGCCGCCGACCTCGAAGACGGCGACGAACTGATCGACGTGGAAGTCACCGACGGCACGAAGGATCTGGTCATCGCCACCGAGGGCGGCATGACGATCCGGTTCGACGAGTCGGAAGTGCGCTGTATGGGCCGGAACGCCCGGGGCGTCGGCGGCATCAAGCTGCAGGACGACGACAAGGTCGCCGGCCTCGTCGCGACCGACGAGGACGACGACAACGCCCTGCTGACCGTGACCCGAAACGGGTTCGGCAAGCGAACCGCTCTCGCCGAGTACAGCACGCAGTCCCGGTACGGAATGGGGCTGATCGACATCAAGACCGGCGAACGCAACGGCCCGGTCGCCACGGTGAAGTCGGTCGCCGCCGACGACAATCTCGTCCTGATGAGCGAGAACGGCCAGATTATGCTCACCCGGGCGGCGGACGTGTCGACCGTCGGCCGCAACACGATGGGCGTGACGGTGATGGACGTCGACGCCGACGACGCCGTCGCAAGCGTCGACGTGCTGCCCGCCGGTTCGCAGCCTGACGACGACGAGGAGTAG
- a CDS encoding DUF3093 family protein — MNESTTESYFHETQRFRQPWLWGLLLAVAVVVGGSLYPGGVSDAGAVVGLTVVVAVLALFAVATLTTAVRDDGISVRFFPFHLRPRHVPIDAIERVEAVEYSPIGEYGGWGVRWSADGWAYNVSGSDGVRIERQDGKPLLIGSQRADELAAAIERARQ; from the coding sequence ATGAACGAGAGCACCACGGAGAGCTACTTCCACGAGACCCAGCGGTTCAGGCAGCCGTGGCTCTGGGGGCTCTTGCTGGCCGTAGCGGTGGTCGTCGGCGGTAGCCTCTACCCGGGGGGCGTTTCCGACGCCGGCGCCGTGGTTGGCCTGACAGTGGTGGTGGCTGTGCTGGCGCTGTTTGCAGTCGCCACGCTGACCACAGCAGTCCGCGACGACGGCATCAGTGTACGGTTCTTTCCGTTTCATCTCCGGCCTCGACACGTCCCGATCGACGCGATCGAACGCGTGGAGGCCGTCGAGTACAGCCCGATCGGCGAGTACGGCGGGTGGGGTGTTCGCTGGAGTGCAGATGGCTGGGCGTACAACGTCAGCGGCTCCGACGGCGTTCGGATCGAACGACAGGACGGGAAGCCGCTGTTGATCGGCTCGCAGCGCGCCGACGAACTGGCGGCGGCGATCGAACGAGCGCGTCAGTAG